One genomic region from Bradyrhizobium icense encodes:
- the murJ gene encoding murein biosynthesis integral membrane protein MurJ, giving the protein MIRSFLTVSSGTLASRLLGFARDSSLAALLGAGPVADAFLAAFQLVNVVRRLLTEGGLNAALVPAWLRVRETDGAVAAAAFAGRVLGTVTAALIIATALLALAMPLVITALAPGFAGRETLQLAVENARLMLPYLAFAGPVTVMMALLNAQGRFALTAFSPLLFNIALIAVMAVLLVARPDAVQAAQIVAATVGIAGLLQLSVLVLRRGGNIATPVATPLRVSFDKEIRGFLGKALPGMMASSAPQLLIVAGAIIASSQPSAVSWLYFANRLVELPLGIVGVAMGTVLIPELTRAVRGTDLAAIAHAESRGLELAVGLALPATLGLIVLSEPIVRLLFEHGAFTGDDTKATARALTWLTLALPAHVLVKALSPAFFAREDTMTPLVAALTGVVLAIASAFLLSHWYGAEGIAAAIAVGAWSMAFSLIRRGAETFGFSIDREAKRRLPRIALAALAMGALLWLAARSLPALTSGAHGLVQAVLLLVLISAGIVTYGLFLRFFGVTGWRDAVNAVRQTKG; this is encoded by the coding sequence ATGATCCGCTCCTTTCTCACGGTATCGTCGGGAACGCTGGCCTCGCGGCTATTGGGATTCGCGCGCGATTCGTCGCTGGCCGCGCTGCTCGGCGCGGGGCCTGTGGCGGATGCATTTCTGGCGGCGTTTCAACTGGTCAACGTGGTGCGGCGGCTGTTGACCGAGGGCGGGCTGAACGCGGCGCTGGTGCCGGCCTGGCTGCGGGTCCGCGAAACCGACGGCGCGGTTGCGGCGGCGGCGTTTGCGGGGCGCGTGCTCGGAACGGTCACGGCGGCGCTGATCATCGCCACCGCGCTGCTCGCGCTGGCGATGCCGCTGGTGATCACGGCGCTGGCGCCGGGATTTGCCGGCCGGGAGACGCTGCAGCTCGCCGTCGAAAATGCCCGCCTCATGCTGCCCTACCTCGCCTTCGCCGGGCCGGTAACCGTGATGATGGCGCTGTTGAACGCGCAGGGACGGTTTGCGCTGACGGCGTTCTCGCCGCTATTGTTCAACATTGCGCTGATCGCTGTAATGGCCGTATTGCTGGTCGCGCGGCCGGACGCCGTACAGGCGGCGCAAATCGTTGCCGCGACCGTCGGCATCGCCGGGCTGTTGCAGCTCTCCGTGCTGGTGCTGCGCCGTGGCGGGAACATCGCGACACCCGTCGCGACCCCTTTGCGCGTCTCGTTCGACAAGGAGATCCGCGGCTTTCTCGGCAAGGCGCTGCCGGGCATGATGGCATCGAGCGCGCCGCAATTGCTTATTGTCGCCGGCGCGATCATTGCGTCCTCCCAGCCATCGGCGGTGTCGTGGCTGTATTTCGCCAACCGCCTGGTCGAACTGCCGCTCGGCATTGTTGGCGTCGCCATGGGCACCGTGTTGATCCCGGAACTGACGCGCGCGGTGCGCGGCACCGACCTTGCCGCGATTGCCCACGCGGAATCGCGCGGGCTCGAACTCGCGGTTGGATTGGCGCTGCCGGCAACGCTCGGCCTGATCGTGCTGAGCGAGCCGATCGTGCGGCTGTTGTTCGAACACGGCGCGTTTACCGGCGATGACACCAAAGCCACCGCCCGCGCGCTGACGTGGCTGACGCTGGCGTTGCCCGCGCATGTGCTGGTCAAGGCGCTGTCGCCAGCGTTCTTCGCGCGCGAGGATACGATGACGCCGCTGGTCGCCGCGCTGACAGGCGTCGTGCTGGCGATCGCTTCTGCCTTCCTGCTCAGCCATTGGTACGGCGCTGAGGGCATCGCGGCGGCCATCGCTGTCGGCGCGTGGAGCATGGCGTTCAGCCTGATCCGCCGCGGCGCGGAAACTTTTGGGTTTTCGATCGACAGGGAAGCAAAACGGCGGCTGCCGCGCATCGCGCTGGCGGCGCTGGCGATGGGCGCGTTGCTGTGGCTTGCGGCGCGCTCGCTGCCCGCCCTCACCTCGGGTGCACACGGGCTCGTGCAGGCCGTCCTGCTGCTGGTCCTGATCTCGGCAGGAATCGTGACTTACGGCTTGTTTCTGCGGTTTTTCGGCGTCACCGGCTGGCGCGACGCGGTTAACGCCGTCAGGCAAACAAAGGGGTAG
- a CDS encoding adenosine kinase, protein MTDAKYDVLAIGNAIFDVFAQTDEKFLIRHGMTKGGMALIDEARATAIYRDMGPATEVSGGSAANTIVGIANFGARTAYVGKVKNDQIGGLYTHDIRAAGVAFETRAASDGPATGCSYILVTPDGERTMNTYLGAAQNLMPADIDEAQIAASRIVYLEGYLWDPQNAKEAFVKAAGIAHGAGRQVALTLSDSFCVDRYRDEFLDLMRKRTVDLVFANEAELHSLYQTSDFEGALKQLRTDTKLAVVTRSEKGCVVVSSDGVVAAPAFPIEKLVDTTGAGDLFAAGFLFGLVRNASHEMCGRLGALAAAEVIQHIGARPQVSLRELAGQNGLGV, encoded by the coding sequence ATGACTGACGCAAAATACGACGTTCTTGCTATCGGCAATGCGATTTTCGACGTCTTCGCGCAAACCGACGAGAAATTCCTTATCCGTCACGGCATGACCAAAGGCGGCATGGCGCTGATCGACGAGGCCCGCGCCACGGCGATCTACCGCGACATGGGCCCGGCGACGGAGGTGTCGGGCGGATCGGCCGCCAACACCATTGTCGGCATCGCCAATTTCGGCGCCCGCACCGCCTATGTCGGCAAGGTCAAGAACGATCAGATCGGCGGCCTCTACACCCACGACATTCGCGCCGCCGGCGTAGCCTTCGAAACCAGGGCCGCGTCCGACGGCCCCGCCACGGGCTGCTCCTACATTCTGGTTACGCCGGACGGCGAGCGCACCATGAACACCTATCTCGGCGCGGCGCAGAATCTAATGCCGGCCGACATCGACGAGGCGCAGATTGCGGCATCGCGCATCGTCTATCTCGAAGGCTATCTCTGGGATCCCCAGAACGCCAAGGAAGCCTTCGTCAAGGCAGCGGGCATCGCCCATGGTGCCGGCCGACAGGTGGCGCTCACGCTGTCGGATTCATTCTGCGTCGATCGCTACCGCGACGAGTTTCTCGATCTGATGCGTAAACGCACGGTTGATCTCGTCTTCGCCAACGAGGCCGAACTGCATTCGCTGTATCAGACCTCGGATTTCGAGGGCGCGCTGAAGCAGCTCCGCACGGACACAAAACTCGCCGTCGTCACCCGCAGCGAGAAGGGCTGCGTAGTGGTGTCGTCCGATGGCGTTGTCGCGGCGCCGGCGTTCCCGATCGAAAAGCTCGTCGACACCACCGGCGCCGGCGACCTCTTCGCCGCCGGCTTCCTGTTCGGCCTGGTGCGCAATGCCAGCCATGAAATGTGCGGCCGGCTGGGTGCGCTCGCTGCAGCTGAGGTGATCCAGCACATCGGCGCGCGGCCGCAGGTGTCGCTGAGGGAGCTGGCGGGGCAGAACGGGTTGGGAGTGTAG